The proteins below are encoded in one region of Pongo pygmaeus isolate AG05252 chromosome 20, NHGRI_mPonPyg2-v2.0_pri, whole genome shotgun sequence:
- the PLEKHJ1 gene encoding pleckstrin homology domain-containing family J member 1 isoform X2, translated as MRYNEKELQALSRQPAEMAAELGMRGPKKGSVLKRRLVKLVVNFLFYFRTDEAEPVGALLLERCRVIREEPGTFSISFIEDPERKYHFECSSEEQCQEWMEALRQASYEFMRRSLIFYRNEIRKVTGKDPLEQFGISEEARFQLSGLQA; from the exons ATGCGGTACAACGAGAAGGAGCTGCAGGCGCTGTCCCGGCAGCCGGCCGAGATGGCGGCCGAGCTGGGCATGAGGGGCCCCAAAAAGGGCAGCG TGCTGAAGCGGCGTCTGGTGAAGCTGGTGGTGAATTTTCTCTTCTACTTTCGGACAGACGAGGCCGAG CCCGTCGGAGCCCTGCTGCTGGAGCGCTGCAGAGTCATCCGGGAAGAACCCGGCACCTTCTCCATCA GCTTCATCGAGGACCCTGAGAGGAAGTATCACTTTGAGTGCAGCAGCGAGGAGCAGTGTCAAGAGTGGATGGAGGCTCTGCGTCAGGCCAG CTACGAGTTCATGCGGAGAAGCCTCATCTTCTACAGGAATGAAATACGGAAGGTGACGGGCAAG GACCCCCTGGAACAGTTCGGCATATCCGAGGAGGCCAGGTTCCAGCTGAGTGGCTTGCAGGCATGA
- the PLEKHJ1 gene encoding pleckstrin homology domain-containing family J member 1 isoform X1 encodes MRYNEKELQALSRQPAEMAAELGMRGPKKGSVLKRRLVKLVVNFLFYFRTDEAEPVGALLLERCRVIREEPGTFSISFIEDPERKYHFECSSEEQCQEWMEALRQASYEFMRRSLIFYRNEIRKVTGKVCAGLQRAGVGLQVARVGLQVAGVGLQVAEAVLRPWLMATRPPHRTPWNSSAYPRRPGSS; translated from the exons ATGCGGTACAACGAGAAGGAGCTGCAGGCGCTGTCCCGGCAGCCGGCCGAGATGGCGGCCGAGCTGGGCATGAGGGGCCCCAAAAAGGGCAGCG TGCTGAAGCGGCGTCTGGTGAAGCTGGTGGTGAATTTTCTCTTCTACTTTCGGACAGACGAGGCCGAG CCCGTCGGAGCCCTGCTGCTGGAGCGCTGCAGAGTCATCCGGGAAGAACCCGGCACCTTCTCCATCA GCTTCATCGAGGACCCTGAGAGGAAGTATCACTTTGAGTGCAGCAGCGAGGAGCAGTGTCAAGAGTGGATGGAGGCTCTGCGTCAGGCCAG CTACGAGTTCATGCGGAGAAGCCTCATCTTCTACAGGAATGAAATACGGAAGGTGACGGGCAAGGTGTGTGCAGGGCTGCAGAGGGCCGGGGTGGGGCTGCAGGTGGCCAGGGTGGGGCTGCAggtggctggggtggggctgCAGGTGGCAGAAGCAGTCCTCCGGCCCTGGCTCATGGCCACCCGTCCACCCCACAGGACCCCCTGGAACAGTTCGGCATATCCGAGGAGGCCAGGTTCCAGCTGA
- the SF3A2 gene encoding splicing factor 3A subunit 2 — MDFQHRPGGKTGSGGVASSSESNRDRRERLRQLALETIDINKDPYFMKNHLGSYECKLCLTLHNNEGSYLAHTQGKKHQTNLARRAAKEAKEAPAQPAPEKVKVEVKKFVKIGRPGYKVTKQRDSEMGQQSLLFQIDYPEIAEGIMPRHRFMSAYEQRIEPPDRRWQYLLMAAEPYETIAFKVPSREIDKAEGKFWTHWNRETKQFFLQFHFKMEKPPAPPSLPAGPPGVKRPPPPLMNGLPPRPPLPESLPPPPPGGLPLPPMPPTGPAPSGPPGPPQLPLPAPGVHPPAPVVHPPASGVHPPAPGVHPPAPGVHPPTSGVHPPAPGVHPPAPGVHPPAPGVHPPAPGVHPPAPGVHPPPSAGVHPQAPGVHPAAPAVHPQAPGVHPPAPGMHPQAPGVHPQPPGVHPSAPGVHPQPPGVHPSNPGVHPPTPMPPMLRPPLPSEGPGNIPPPPPTN; from the exons ATGGACTTCCAGCATCGCCCCGGGGGCAAGACCGGGAGCGGGGGCGTGGCCTCCTCCTCCGAGAGCAACCGTGACCGCAGGGAGCGCCTCCGGCAGCTGGCCCTGGAGACCATCGACATCAACAAG GACCCGTACTTCATGAAGAACCACCTGGGCTCTTATGAATGCAAGCTCTGCCTGACGCTTCACAACAATGAG ggGAGCTACCTGGCACATACCCAGGGGAAGAAGCACCAGACCAACCT GGCCCGGCGAGCAGCCAAGGAGGCCAAGGAGGCCCCTGCCCAGCCCGCGCCTGAGAAGGTCAAGGTGGAGGTGAAGAAGTTTGTGAAGATCGGCCGCCCAGGCTACAAAG TGACCAAGCAGAGAGACTCGGAGATGGGCCAGCAGAGCCTCCTCTTCCAG ATTGACTACCCTGAGATCGCCGAGGGCATCATGCCGCGCCACCGCTTCATGTCTGCGTACGAGCAGAGGATCGAGCCTCCGGACCGGCGCTGGCAGTACCTGCTCATGGCCGCCGAGCCCTATGAGACCATTGCCTTCAAG GTGCCGAGCAGAGAGATCGACAAGGCGGAAGGCAAGTTCTGGACACACTGGAACCGGGAGACCAAGCAG TTCTTTCTCCAGTTCCACTTTAAGATGGAGAAGCCCCCGGCTCCACCCAGCCTCCCCGCCGGCCCCCCTGGGGTGAAGCGGCCTCCACCCCCGCTGATGAACGGTCTGCCCCCTCGGCCACCGCTGCCTGAGTCTTTGCCACCGCCCCCGCCAGGAggcctgcctctgccacccatgCCCCCCACGGGGCCTGCGCCCTCAGGGCCCCCGGGACCACCCCAGCTACCCCTGCCAGCTCCAGGGGTCCACCCCCCGGCCCCAGTGGTGCATCCCCCTGCATCTGGGGTCCACCCCCCAGCTCCTGGCGtccatcccccagcccctgggGTCCACCCCCCAACCTCTGGGGTCCACCCCCCAGCTCCCGGAGTCCACCCTCCAGCCCCCGGGGTTCACCCTCCAGCCCCTGGAGTCCACCCACCAGCCCCTGGGGTTCACCCACCAGCCCCTGGGGTCCATCCTCCCCCATCAGCAGGGGTTCACCCCCAGGCCCCGGGGGTGCACCCAGCAGCCCCCGCCGTTCACCCTCAGGCCCCAGGGGTGCACCCACCAGCCCCAGGGATGCACCCTCAGGCCCCGGGGGTTCACCCCCAACCTCCCGGAGTCCATCCGTCGGCTCCTGGGgtccaccctcagcctcctggagttCACCCCTCAAATCCTGGGGTACACCCCCCAACTCCCATGCCCCCAATGCTGAGGCCCCCACTCCCCTCCGAAGGCCCAGGGAACatacctccccctcccccaaccaactGA
- the PLEKHJ1 gene encoding pleckstrin homology domain-containing family J member 1 isoform X3 yields MRYNEKELQALSRQPAEMAAELGMRGPKKGSDEAEPVGALLLERCRVIREEPGTFSISFIEDPERKYHFECSSEEQCQEWMEALRQASYEFMRRSLIFYRNEIRKVTGKDPLEQFGISEEARFQLSGLQA; encoded by the exons ATGCGGTACAACGAGAAGGAGCTGCAGGCGCTGTCCCGGCAGCCGGCCGAGATGGCGGCCGAGCTGGGCATGAGGGGCCCCAAAAAGGGCAGCG ACGAGGCCGAG CCCGTCGGAGCCCTGCTGCTGGAGCGCTGCAGAGTCATCCGGGAAGAACCCGGCACCTTCTCCATCA GCTTCATCGAGGACCCTGAGAGGAAGTATCACTTTGAGTGCAGCAGCGAGGAGCAGTGTCAAGAGTGGATGGAGGCTCTGCGTCAGGCCAG CTACGAGTTCATGCGGAGAAGCCTCATCTTCTACAGGAATGAAATACGGAAGGTGACGGGCAAG GACCCCCTGGAACAGTTCGGCATATCCGAGGAGGCCAGGTTCCAGCTGAGTGGCTTGCAGGCATGA